CACATGCTACTGTACAGCTGTCCCTCCTCTGTGACCGAGCCGTACGACAACCCTTGCTACATCGGAGACAAAGGGGACATTTGCTTTGGGGTGGTGGCTGCATGGGCAGTGGGAGGAGGGGTGAGTCAAGTTTCCATTCTCTCTACTTTTATAGCATTTAGAAATTCCAAGATTCATTATATTGTAATTGGACGCCAGTGATGTGCTTGTGCCCTACTTTATCTCTGAAACCTCAGGTGTATGAGCTTCCAGCAGATGTGGGTATTCCTAttggaggtgaagacagtgatAGATTCTACAGGCTGGAAATCCATTACAATAACATCCACCTTGAAGCAGGTAAATACTAATTTTCATACAATCAACACTAATTACATACAAAATATGGATAACTTGAACTTAAATgacattatattattttatattatattatattgttttttgtcGGCTTAAATGACTACAtttattcaatttcattattttgaacATGTGACTTTAGGCTGTAGGAGTATTGATTGGACATTGAACTGTTCATCAGCTTTTAACCAAATACAAGGTTCTGTCTAAATGAACAACAACCTCTAACgttaatgtttaaaaatccAATCTTGATCCATTCAATCCATAAAAGTAGTGGCCGCACCCGCTTCTGACTCAGTACTCTGCTGCGTGTCttccccattctctctccccattttGCGCTTGAACTGCCAATAAAGGCAAAATGTCCAAAGATAtctaaaaaaatatgaaaacttataaataaagaaagaaactacTGTTACAGGAGATTGGTCACAGGTGATATTGCATCCCTAAAAAATACAACTTACAATActatgaaatacaaatatttttttattcaatagaatacaattgattgattaatatgGACAATATCGCAGCTGTAATTCTAGAACTTCAGCGATAATAAAGTTCATAGCATATTTCAAGTCCTGATCGAATTGGTTCTACACCTCCCAAGATGCAACCAGCAGCACCTGTTAGGGCCTCCACATACCTGATGCTTGTGAGCAGCAATCCTGCTGTTTGCAACACACAATTATCTCTTTTATGTTTATACTTTTTAGGCCCAAACTAAATAACCAGTTCAACCCATTTTCTAAGTATTGACATAGCTCCCTTATGAACCTAATGATCATtacattgacatttttgtgtctgtactgtatttcttcttttctttgttctgaaGTCTCAGCATCCCATAACCAGGATGCAACATTTGTAAACTCCTGTCTCTGTACAGGCAGGATAGACAACTCAGGACTCAGACTCTACCACACAGCCCAACTCCGGGAGCATGATGTGGGCATCCTGTCCACGGGTGTGCTGCCTTTTGACCATATAAAATACAGAATCCCTCCAAACGTCGCTCAGTTCCACACCTACGGCATGTGTAAcacctctctcttctctcaggtATGGTTTGGTACTTATTTCAAACGTTAAGGGGTTCTCATTAAAGATAAATGAGGAAGATTTTCTTGATCGTCTTTATTTCCTGACACTAGTCGATGGATTCTGTGCCTGACCTTCAAGTGTTTGGTGTCCTGTTGCACACTCACTTGGCTGGGAGGAAAGTCAGAGCTGTCCACTACAGGTAAGACAGAGGGAATTTACATCAGACAATATCAAAGGGAGGAGGTTTTCgaattttgatttattttgatgtatAAACTGTAACAAATTGTTCGTAACTACAAAATAAGGAATTTGTTGTTATGGTAGTGAATCCAGTTTTGGACACaggttgtttattgtttttatgtaaacGTAGCGTGAGCCTTATTTCatacctctctgtctctgtagaaATGGAGAGCAGATCGACTCTTTGGCTGTTGATGAAAACTACAGCTTTGAGGTTCAGCAGATTGTCAATATTGGAAATATCAAGACCATCAAGCCGGTATAGTCTCTTTTTATAGTGTACAGTTTTTCAGAGGGATATCAGTTGTTTCGGCTGTTAACACTATATAATATTCACAGTGCTGGATAATGAATAATTACTATAATTACTTGTCTCTAATTACAGAATGATGAGATTGCAGTGGAGTGCACCTACAGCACTCTGAATCGCACTAAAGTCACCGAGGTGGGTTAATACTGTCTACATTATGAACTtccaacaacagcaaaagaATAACGAGTAACATGAAccctttaaattaaagaaatgagCCGTTTTAACCTTTTCAGAACTAGGAATCTAAATCATAAAACTAATAGATGTAGgcacattaacatgaatatCATTGATTGTGCTCTGCTCCCTGTCCAAACTATTGCAATATCATTTTAAAGCTGGACTATTTCTGTTCAATAGATCAATAGAATGCATGTGAAAATACTGTAAGAGACCTGTCCAGATccccctcaaaggataagcagtgtaggtgatggatggatagatagattaATTATTCATGATATATGACATTTGTCTCCTTCAGATGGGGTTGGCGACCACCGATGAGATGTGCTTGGCCTTTCTATTCTACTACCCTGCAATCGAGATCACCTCGTGTACAAGCCACCCAATGACACAGTCTCTATTGAACACATCCTACGAGTGAGACCTGATGCACTGCATCACATGACATTCGTGCCAAGACTGAATCTGTAGCACCGCTTCTGGTTCACAGTTTTGATACATTATGTTTTTAAGCAGTTATATGTTGATATGCTCTTTGGCCAAGTtgctttgttctgttttccGACAGGGTGACTGACAACACCACGCTAAGCCATGATGAGATTGTCGAGTATGAGAATGTGCTGAAGAGCCTTCCACAGATTCAGATGCTCACCGATGTTGATGTAAGTAAATATAAGCTGTGTGACAGTGACTTCTCTTCCCCACATTCAATGTAATGAAAAGGAACAACATTCGGTCATTGTCTCCTTTGTGTTTACGTATATAGAACATTTTCTTGACTGCTTATATATTATacagcatttttatttcatctttttgcTTGAGATCTGcactttaacaaacatttacttttgtCCTTCACACGTCCACCAAATTTAATTTTGTACAGCTTTGagagttttgtgtatttatcaaATGATCATGGACAAAGTGTTCATCTTCCTGTAGGTGTATGTGGCATTTAAGTTAAAGCCACTAAAACAAAATAGACTTGTTGGTGTTTCAGTCTTGTTTTCTGAAGTACAGTAAAAAGGTGatttttatatgatatattCTTTTCCACAGCACAATCTCACGTACAACATAAATGGCTTCATcagggagatgaagaagaatCCGACTTTCACTTGTTCGAGAGCGTCAACTCGACTCTACACTTCCTGGATAATGAACCCAGGAGGAATCATGCTTTTGCTGCTCTGGACTGCAATAATGTAAAGTCTTTTTATGAGCAACAGATCAAATCCATTGTAATCTTCATAAAGGAAAGCACCGATGATAAGATCTGTTTGACTGATAAAATGGAATTGGGTATATTCAACTTTATTGAATAAGGGTTACTACATaccattttatatttgtactgCATCCCATTATGTACGtatacatatatctatatagatatatagatatatatgtgtTTACTATTTTATACTTGTTTTGTATGacatttgatgtgttttctgtcttttcatatCTTTTCTCTTTGGGGTTCACTTTAAATCAAGGATCAGGTGTCATGTTATTCAGCAACTATTGATTATCGTACTGAGATTAACATTGCTATCTCACTTTAAACTCTGTTTTATAAAAGCATATATTAGTGGGCCATATCTGCCTGGAGACATTTTAATCTACTAccatagaatatatataaagatgccaatatctatatatatatatatatatatatatatatatatataataatgtattttatacatatattataacTATATCAATATGGACATGATATGGACACgaaacagagtgagagctgTAGCCCAACtttatcttttatatttctcATTTAGTCCATGTACATGCCACTGTTAGAATATATGGCACTATCTCATATTATCACTGTTTGTTGAGTTAactgtgtttattatttgtaCTTCTGATTGTTTATTGTAAACAGAGCCAATCACTTAATAAAGGATAAATATGAGATTTAAGAAGCTGGAGTCATCTCGGtcgaaaaataaaaagagaatgaaaGTGACATTACAGCATGCAGTTCCTCCGGCTCTCCTCGGGGGGGAGCTCTAGCTTGTTTGCCTGCCTGTCACTGTGCGGCTTGCTGTCAGAGAATGAATGTGAGCGGCTAGCAGGCTATTAGCTTTGGCGATGTGGTCACTCTCAGGATGATATCGCAGCGGGACAGAGGAGAACTCGCTCGGTTTTATACAGTCACGGACCCGAAGAAGCACCAGAAAGGTTACACGGTGTATAAAGTCACCGCTCGGGTAAGCAGAGGGGGGATGGACACCCCGACAGCTAGGCTAATGCTAGTTGCTGTTAGCTAGCTGGTGAGATGCAAACACAGTGTTGTTAGCCTGGCAGTGGTAACTAGCTCTTGTGGGCACCGCAGTTAAAGCTAATAGGCACATTTAGACTTCATTGGGTTTTTAACATTTGGGCTTTTTCACTCCCATTGGGTTGTCAAGCTGCTAATTTACACCATTTGCAACACTGATGTGCTGTGTTTACCCAGAGCTGGACAGTTAAAGAGCCTGTAGTCAAGATGCTGCTACATGTAGCCTCCCAGTAAACAACGGCCATTGTGGTCCCAGTGTTTACGAGAATAGGCTGGTTTGTGTTGTCATCATATTCTCAGGCATGATTCCCATTGACATTAAAGCAGTAATGAGTGTTAACTGGGATCAGGAGCCAGACAGGAAGCTGAGATGGAGAAATGTCAAAGCCTGAGTTATCTTCATCACTAACATGTCAATGGCATtaactataaaaaatatattttccagaGTGAAGGGCCTCTGTgcttttgaaaatatttcaaacagaaaaaacactgggGCATTTGAAGCCTTCTAATTTCAGGTCTAGTTCCCTATTCTCAGTGATAATAAGCAGAAACTCCCAGATCAAGTGCTGACATTGAGAAATGTCAGCACTCTAGTTTAATTAGAGTGCTGACATATCCTCCATTTAGTTTCATCTGCACATGCTCTGTTCAGTAAGTCAGGATAAGGACAGGCTGAGGCTTCTACATCTCCTGCTGCCTGGGCTCCTGTTTGTTATGAATGTCAGTGATGTCTCTCGTTCTAACTCTCAAGACTTCCGTCACTGGCTCCATAATGCACTCATTGTCACGCTCAGACTGGGTCCCGGCTCATACTTGTGATAGCCCCACACTTGGTTGTGGCCCTTGCAGAAACATCAGCTTTCCCTCTgagctctcctctccctcctccacacagATTATCTCCAGGAAGAACCCAGAAGATGTTCAAGAGGTAAGACACCAAGCCATTCTTTTTATAtgacgactgtgtgtgtgtgtgtgtgtgtgtgtgtgtgtgtgtgtgtgtgtgtgtgtgtgtgtgtgtgtgtgtgtgtggtgtgtgtgtgtgtgtgtgtgtgtgtgtgtgtgtgtgcaaagcttCAGCAAACTGCCGACTTTCTTCAGAAAGGACGTGGAATGTTTTCAAAGGAATTTTCCTCAGCCTACGTTGGTTTAGACCGCACAAGACtaatataataaatcatttgaTATGCAGTACTTTTCAACAAATGCGTTTAAACGATCTAcgtttttttaatctgcttttCTCATCTGCCTCCTTACATATGAGATTGTACAAAACAAGCCGTCATTTTTTTGACTGGAAAATTCAATTTAGAAGATAATTCATTTCATCATctatcaggaaaaaaaaaagtcattccTCTTTTGCTCTCATTTAGTCATTGTGCATTTTTGTGACATTGCAATTGTCCACAGATTAAACGTTACACGAGGCCtgtcaaatttaaaaactaCAGTCTCATCAGCCAGACAATTTGTAGGATTTGTCTTCAGACATCAGTTCTTAAATGGTTTAAAACAACTCCTAGAATATTAGTTTTTCTCACAACATGCAGTAAAAATACTGCTCTCTTGCTTCTGAAACACTCAGGAATGCAGTCTGTCCTGGACCCAGTGCTAATGCAGCCAGCATGATGTCAATTACTGCATGTGTGTCTAAGATGCCTGAAAACAGCTTACCTCTATTACTTAGTGGTGCTCCAGTTTGGGAGTGGTGCTCAACCCAGTTTGTCTCtcaccagcagctcagacaagAACTTAGCAAACCAGATTTGTCTCCCAACATCATGTTTTGCTTCATCTTACAGAGTAAGGAATTACTTGATCCAGGTTTGTGTCTAATGTTGTGACTTGTATGTTTAGTTGGTTACACTGGTTTATGTGTTCACATAACTGACATTAAAATCCATCCTAGTTTTAGGCTGTGCTGTTGTTTAAGTTCTCTAAAGTCAATTGATAATGAGATTACTTTTACAGACAAGTACAATATTGAGTTACTCAAGCAGCGTTTCCTAAAGTACATTGAAATAATCCATTTGATTCCCTAACTTCCCTTCCTTAAGTCAGCGTATTCTCCTCTATCTTCATCcatctccactctctctctctttctgtagATAACAGTGTGGAAGAGATACAGTGATTTCCGGAAGCTTCATCACAATCTCTGGCAGCTGCACAAGGATGTATGTAGCCAGTCAGAGCTGTTTCCTCCTTTTGCCAAGGCCAAGGTCTTTGGTAAGAAACTAACCTCCTTAATTTCCTTGTGTCAAACATCTGCCCTGATGTTTGTATTGGACCTAGATGTGCAGAGACATCTCCTGCTTGATTTGTATTGTCCTGTGGAACCATTAACATTTGATAGTTATCTTAAAGCGGCAAATGAAAACTGTAATAGTGAAAGACtttgcattcattttaattaattcagttaacaatataataaaagtaaactctgcagttcccacaatgagcaaaaaCTTGACAAtcgggagaggaaaaaaaatctcttttaaCAGTGTCCTTGTATGTTCATGTGCAGGTCGTTTTGATGACTCAGTGATTGAGGAGAGAAGACAGTGCTCTGAGGATCTGCTACAGTTCTCTGCTAATATCCCTGCTCTGTACAGCAGTCAGCACATCCAAGATTTCTTTAaggtacagtacacacacacaaacacacagaaacacatccacacatacacacagaaacacacacacagcaacacataaTTTACTGTGGACTATGATTTAAATATCTTTCCAGGGAGGTGAGGTCCACGACGGCTCAGAGCTCATTGGACCAGCTGAGCCCTTTTCAGATTTCCTGGCAGATAGTTTATCAGACTGCAGCTCTGACGGTACGATCACAGACACTTAACTCTTCCTCGTAATCAGTCTCTACTCTTAATTTACTGTTGCTGTAAATTCAAACTTACTCAGAGATGTATGGACATGTTTTTCAGTTCAAAGGGACTTCAGTGGTGCAGATGATTTGACTATCACGTCTGAGTATGGAGGTAGAGTGTGTTCTTTGAATCAGAATGACATTAAATATACTATTGTTTTTGGTTTGGCATATATAGACTTATTATGTAGTGTTTATAGATGTCAGTATTGACCCTGGCATCCGTCCCTGCTCAGGCCCGTCCAGTGACAGTGACTTGACCTCCCTGGCTGTGGATACAGACTCTTTGGCTGAGCTGGATGATGGCATGGCCTCAGGCCGCACCTCCCCAAACCAGCCACAGGGGGGAGCTTCCCACAttagcagcagctgcagccctcGCTTGCCCTCCCTGCACGACCACCGCTCCCCATCTCCTAGCCCAGTCCCTGCCTCCTCAGCCCCTAACCCCGAGGTCAGCTGGCCAGGCCGGACGCCTCTCTTTTCTGGCACTTTGAAGAAAGTCAGCGGTGGCAAACACAAGGACGTTAAGTCAGACTACCTAGAAAAAGCCAGCGAGCTCATCTGCGTGGCTGTAcagaaggagaaagagcaggACTACCAGGCAGCTTTTTCTTATTATCGCAGTGGAGTGGACCTGCTACTGCAAGGAGTGCAAGGTCAGTTTGGTCAGGAGCTGGATGCTGTTTCTGCAGTGGAGTCCTCTAAAGAACCATTTAAGTCCAATAATTAAAAGTACTGTCACAAAACTTTTGAATATGACAGTTCATGTCACTGTAGACTTAAGTTTGATGATAAATTGAGTAGTGTTACACTGACTTCCTGACTTAAAAATCCTCCACAGACCACACCAGTGCCCTAGAGCATCCCGTTGTAACTAATCCAAAGTAACACAAATTGCTGCAGCCTTCTAAGATCCTTACATTATACCAAGTGgtaataaataatgtatttcaGCTGGATTGGTAGGCCTTGTGTTTACATAGGCTGTGATTCTGTCAGCGTCTCCCTAATTATGAGGCAAACAGTTTATTATTGTAAGTAATTCAGTTAATTCAATAATtcaagttttttatttcatccctGTTGTAGGTGAGGCCAGTCCCACACGACGAGaggcagtgaagaagaagactgCGGACTACCTGATGCGTGCAGAACAGATATCCAGTCAGCATCTGAGAAGCAACATGGGTCAAGGGTCAACGCAAACAGTAGTGAGTGggatgaaaatgtgaaattatggctgttaaaatatttaaaccattaattatgttttttttataattatgtCAGCATCTGATCTGATCCCAACATCAAGGTGATAATCTGTTGCCCCTGCTGTGCCGGTTCACACCCTTTAACCACAgacatgtttctctctttttcaagGCTTTGGGGGCACAGTGCTGCCCTTCCACCAGCAGAGCAGGCCAGCAGAGTCCATCTGATGAGCTGAGAGCATACAGGGTGTTGGGGGTCATAGATAAGGTCAGTTTATTCAATCactcaatcaaatttgatttgtatagcccatattcacatattacaatttgtctcatagagcttaacgagagtaaggaaaaactaccaaaaaaacgtgacggacagaagtgcaatagattcCACGTGTAgctaaacacatcaacaaatatcaatatttactttatagtctgatagaaatgaagggagcagcGATGACAATGCCTTTACAGTTGCCTGTATGTTTTCCTCAAAACTGTTGACATCTGGCAAGATATCTTTTTGCACATATTTTAATAATCCGCTTGGGCTCAAATAGTAGTCACACTTTATTAGGTGCAAGTCTAAaaacaggatttttattttgaagttacAATCATAATCTGTTAATCCTTTTTTCTAGCATGTGGATAAATCAACGTTAGTACTGCTTTTACTTTGCCTGATGCAATGTCAGAGTTTTTCTCCTTGAATATCAAAGGTTTTaaggtgaaatgaaaaaaaataacataacagaATAATTAGACTTAGCTGCAGCAGAGGCTCATTTATGTAACAATTTGTGCCAGCCTAGATAAATGTGGATGGTATCCATCCCCAAATTTCTCCTCCTCGTGTCCTTTCCTTCTTCGACCATCTCTTTAATCTGAGGCAATAAAACCTAATAGATTTACTGGATGGAGTAGTAAgggctgagtgtgtgtatgtttagcGTCAGTTATGACTACCACAAGGTCAGTTTGGGTTGCCGGTCCCCTCAACCAGCTGCCGGCGAAGCAACTTCAGCACTCAGCCATGAAATGACTTGGCAAGCAGCTCAGAGAGTAGCACACAGTATTGAATCAATGATGCTCATCCTggatacatacacacacaaaaaccctaaggaaaatgttgaaacaaCATGTGTTACTCTACAGAGATGCACTTAAAATCCACAATATTTCAGAAACGAATCAAGCACAGAATAAACACCGTAAGTGAAAACAAAGCTATACAGAAATGGCCTCGCTTTCCTttgctctttctcctcctcctccttcctcctttcacTTTTAATGGGGACAGAggggacagatggagagagCTCCTCACCCCGGTGCCCCCCCTCCCATGCCCCTCCACTCCACCTCCCCCTTCCCTGATGTTTGTGTCTTAATTATATTAGCGCCCTGGCTAGCACCGGCACTCTGTTTACTCACAGCTCCATTCATATCCATTTAGCCCGCACCTGTTTGGTCCCAGCCAGGGTCACATGGAGGGAACGCACCCACCAAAACATACGCACGCACGGCGccgcgcacaaacacacagcaggtcACGCACATATGCTCAAGCTCTCCCTCGAGACGACGAGGGAGCAGGAGAGCAATGGAGATGTCAGAGCGAAGAGGAGGGCGGGAGGCAGGATGAAATAAAGACATTaggaagaaaggagagacagagggagagaaacgaAAGGAAAGTGAGATGAAATGGTGGGAgcctctttttctgttttaatgtgtgtgcagATGGGAGAAACGTTCAGAGAATGTAGCAACGGCACTGCCAGATATTACAATGTCTGCAATGATGCATTGCACAGACCTGTGGTGAAATATTGTTCACAACACATGTGgtccaacattttaaaactttagGAGCAGGGTAAATATATGTGTGCAACTCATATGAACTATGAGCAGTAGTTTGGCT
This window of the Hippoglossus stenolepis isolate QCI-W04-F060 chromosome 20, HSTE1.2, whole genome shotgun sequence genome carries:
- the moxd1l gene encoding DBH-like monooxygenase protein 2 homolog, which codes for MRSLLLFLCLSLAGTRGAGASDHSMPFMVYLDLNRQVCLEWGFDKLKGDITFKLTVNTTGWVGLGFSPSGIMKGADMVIGGVGHNGIYFTDRHATGKTMPLEDTQQSYTLLSLTESEGRTIMVFQRALQTCDDQDYHINDKPIKVIYAFGTTDVVSYHSNRRGTKEVNLLNYMARTSQPISSYISATVQNITIPAVQTYYHCKVMNLLNLPTKHHIYLISPVIEHPDIVHHMLLYSCPSSVTEPYDNPCYIGDKGDICFGVVAAWAVGGGVYELPADVGIPIGGEDSDRFYRLEIHYNNIHLEAGRIDNSGLRLYHTAQLREHDVGILSTGVLPFDHIKYRIPPNVAQFHTYGMCNTSLFSQSMDSVPDLQVFGVLLHTHLAGRKVRAVHYRNGEQIDSLAVDENYSFEVQQIVNIGNIKTIKPNDEIAVECTYSTLNRTKVTEMGLATTDEMCLAFLFYYPAIEITSCTSHPMTQSLLNTSYEVTDNTTLSHDEIVEYENVLKSLPQIQMLTDVDHNLTYNINGFIREMKKNPTFTCSRASTRLYTSWIMNPGGIMLLLLWTAIM